The DNA region GCGCAACGTTGCCCAGACCGACAGGGCCCGTGCCCGGCGCGAACTCTCCGGGCCGATCGCACCGATAGTCGGGCGTGGATCGTCAGACTTTGGCAGGTAGTCGGCACGATAGGTGAAAGCGCGTGCCAGCAGCTGCGCATCCCGCACAAAGGAGAACCCGCAGTCGTACGGCACGTTGAGCCATTTGTGCCCGTCGACCGTAACCGAGTCGGCCCGTTCGGCACCAGCGCACAGCTGTGCGGCACGGGGTGTCACCCGGGCAAACAGCCCGAACGCACCATCGACATGCAGCCAGGCATTGTGCTTTTCAGCCAGGTCGGCCATGGCTTCGATCGGGTCGAAATCGCCCATGTTCACTTCGCCGGCATTGGCGATGATGATCGCGGGCTTTCCGCGTAATCCCAGAAGCGCGCTTTCCAGCGCCGCCGCATCGAGACGACCGGCCGGGTCGCGCGCAAAAGTGCGTATGGCACTGCGGCCAATGCCAAGCATGGAAGCTACCTTCAGCGAACTGGCGTGAACGTAGCCACTGCTGAATACCGGCACCCGGGGCATACCATGCATCCCCTCCTCTGATACGTCGACGTCGTGCTGCTCACCCCACCACTGCCGTGCGGCAGCCATGCCGACATAGTTCGCCATGGTGGCCCCGGTGGTCATGATGCCGGTATGTGCGCGTGGCAGGTCGAACAAGTCCTTCAACCAGTCCAATGCGAGCAGTTCCAACTGCACGCCAAGCGGCGATGACACCCAGGTGTAGGCAATCTGGTCCAACGCGCTTGCAAGCCAGTCGGCACCGAGCGCCGCCGGTGTTGCTCCACCGGTGACAAAATGGAAATAACGCGGCCCCGAGGTTGCGGCCGCTGCATCGGGAGCTTCGGCGATCAGCTCTGACAGCGCCGCAATGGCCCCGTCACCGGTTTCGGGCAGTGCGCGCAGGAAGGTGGCTGTCGCCGCATCGGCACGCTGGCTGATAACCGGCCGCTCGTCGACGCCGGCTATGTATTCCTTTGCGGCGTCACTGACTCTCTTTATTACTTCAGCGAGTTCGCTTCGCAGCGGGTTGCTGTTGCTCATTGTTCCCTGATCTCCGCCCGCGAACCACCACTGTGCTGCAGCAACTCTGCAGCAGTTGTGGCGAATACATCAAATGCGCCGCCAGCTGCCGCCCATATCCTGTCGAACCCGAACAGGTCCTCATCCACAAATGTCCTGATCGGCCGGGCGTGGGCAAACGGCGGGATGCCACCGATCGCATAGCCCGTTTGGCGGCGAACAAAATCGGCATCTGCTTTTTCAATGCCCTCGCCGGCCAAGGCTGCGAGTCTGGCCACGTCGACGCGATTGCTGCCGCTGGCAATCACCAGCACCGGCAGATCGCTGTCCGCCAGCCTGAACACGATCGACTTGGCGATTTCGGCAATCGAGCAACCCACTGCAGCCGCGGCCTCACCAGCCGTTCGTGTCGACGCCGGCAGTCGCTGTGTGGGTGTTGCAATGCCGCGCTGCGCCAGGGCTGCGGCAAACCGCGCCGTGCCGGTGTCTGCTGTTGCTGCCATAGCCGGCAGTATAGCCGCCAACGCCTGCCGGCAAAGGCAGAACAACGCTTTGCAAATGCTGACACCGCGATGGTTGCCGCCGCCAAGTCATTTCCGGTACGGTTGCGGCTTCCTCCAGACCGGGACCGCCCATGATCCGCTTTGCACTGATCGTCTTTGTCGCTTTGTCGGCAGCTGCCTGCGCCAGGCCACCTGCAACCGCCCCGGCTGAAACCAGTGTCGAACCGGTTTCAGACCAGGACAAAACCCTGTATGCGCTTGGCATTGCCATTGCCGACAGCCTGGAGCAATACAACCTCAGCGAAACCGAACTGGAAATGGTTCAGGCCGGCCTGGCTGACCGGCTTGGCGGTGGGGAGACTGCTGTCGACCTGGGTGATTACCATGCAAAGATCAGCGCCCTGGCTCGCGACCGTGCCGCGACGGTTGCACAAAAAGAGAAGGACGCCTCGGCAGCGTTTGTCGAGCAGATGGCCGCACAGCCGGGTGCACAAAAATTTGATTCCGGGCTTGTTGTAATTGAAATGCAGCCGGGTGATGGACCAAGCCCGAAGGCCGAGGACACGGTGCAGGTTCATTACCATGGCATGCTTCGCGACGGTACCGTATTCGACAGTTCGGTCGAGCGCGGCTCGCCGGCAACGTTTCCGCTGACACGCGTTATCTCCTGCTGGACCGAGGGTGTGCAGAAGATCAAGGTCGGCGGCAAGGCAAAACTCGTATGCCCGTCTGACATCGCCTATGGCGATCGCGGCTCGCCCCCACGCATCCCGCCCGGCGCGGCGCTGGTGTTTGAGGTCGAGCTGCTCGAAATTCAGTAAGTCAAACAAGAGGACTGAAAAATGGGGATTATTTCCTGGATACTCATGGGTCTCATCGCTGGCGCGCTGGGCAAGTTCATCATGCCGGGCGACGATCCGGGCGGCATTTTCGTCACCATACTGATTGGTATTGCCGGCGCATTCGTTGGTGGCTTTATTGCATCCGCACTCGGCTTTGGTTCGGTCACAGGCTTTGATATCCGCAGCCTGCTGATTGCCATCGGTGGCGCAGTGCTGTTGCTGTTCGGCTACCGTCAGCTGAAAAAAGGCAAGTCGTAATACTCGCGCGGTTCGGGTGGAATATATTCCGCCGGACCTCGCCGATTCAGGCATCGCGCGCTCACCGGCGTCCGCCGGTGAGCGGCGTAGCAGTATCGCGTGGCGTTACACGGGACAGGGCCGATGAGCGAAAACCCGCTATTAGAACTGAAGGCGCTTGGCCAGAGCATCTGGCTGGACTATATCGAACGGGATCTGCTGGGCGGTGGCGGACTGGCGCGGCTGATCGAAGATGACGGCATCGCCGGTGTCACCTCCAACCCAAGTATCTTCCATCAGGCGATCACCAGCACCGGGCAATACGACAAGGAAATCTCGACGCTGGCAGACAGCGGCGCCGTTGCGACGACGATCTACAACGAACTGGTTATCAGCGACATCCGCCAGGCGGCCGATATCCTGCATCCGGTCTACACCACCACGGCTGGACAGGACGGATATGTCAGCCTGGAAGTCTCGCCACACCTGGCCAATGAAACCGATGCCAGCCTCGAACAGGCAAGGAGCCTGTGGCAACAGGTTGACCGGCAGAACCTGATGATCAAGATCCCCGGCACGCCCGAGGGCTTGCCGGCTATCGAGCAGCTGGTTTACGAAGGCATAAACGTCAACGTGACCTTGTTGTTCAGCGTAACGCGCTACGCTGAAGTCGCGCGCGCCTACCTCCGCGGACTGCAGCGCAGACTCGACGCCGGGCTGCCGCTGGACAGCGTTGCGTCGGTCGCCAGCTTTTTCCTGAGTCGCATCGATTCGGCAATCGACAAACAACTGCCGCAGGACCATGAGTTACGCGGTTCGATTGCCATCGCCAGCGCCCGCAGTGCTTACATTACCTATCAGAAAATCTGTGCCAGCGATGAATGGCACACGCTTGCGGCCGCAGGCGCCCGCCCTCAGCGCCTGCTGTGGGCAAGCACCAGCACAAAGAATCCGGCTTACAGCGATACTTTGTATGTCGATGAACTGATCGGTCCGGAAACCGTCAACACGGTGCCACCAAAAACACTCGACGCCTATCGTGATCACGGCAAGCCTGCGGTGCGCGTAACCGACGGCGCCACGCAGGCGCTACAGGCAATTGCAGCTTTACCGGATCATGGCATCGACCTGGAGACCGTAACGACGATGCTCGAGAGTGATGGCGTCAACAAGTTCATCGCTTCATTCGACTCACTCATGCAGGCGCTTGAAAGCGAGCGCGTGCGGCTCAAGTCAGCATGATTGACCGCCAGGTTATCGATATTCTCGCCTGCCCGGCCAGTCACCGACCGCTGCGGCCGCTTCCGGCTGCGCGCCTGCACCGCCTCAACGAGCTGATAAAGTCCGGCCAGGCAACCTATCTTGGTGGTGAGAAAATCACCGAACCACTGGATGCCGCCCTGGTGACTGACAATGATGCGGTGATTTACCGGATCGATGACGACATCCCGGTGCTGCTGGTAGAATGCGGGATCTCCGGCCGCCTGGCCATCGACCCATAGCTGCCGCACTGCAATAAGCCGATGGCCCGGCCTCCGGTAGAATGGGCACGCAAATCCGACAAATCCTGGGGGAAAAGATGGAAATCCGCAGATGGCCGATCGAGGCGCTCCGCATCTATACGGGAATTTTTTTCGCGTATCACGGATTCGGTAAGCTGACCCGCGAAACCGGGTTCAATATCACCGGCTTCCTCGAAGCGATGAAAGACAAGAGCTTCGGTTTTTATCAACCCCTGATCGAATCGGTTTTTCTGCCGAACGCGGGATTGTTCTCCGGCCTGGTCGCCTGGGGCGAGCTGCTCGTGGGCGTCGCTCTGGTGCTGGGCGTCGCGGTGCGTTACGCATCGATTGCCGGTGCATTCATGCTCGCCAATTTCTGGTTTGCCAAGGGCCAGAGTATTTTTGACGGCCAGAACCACGATGCTATCTGGGTAGCTATATTCCTGGTGCTGGCGCTTGTTCCCGCCGGAAAGTTCCTGGGACTGGACCAGAAGCTGGCCGACAGGTTCTCTTTCCTGCGCTGAACGCGACGCCGGCGCGGCGCGTTTACTGGCAATCGTTTGGCGTACCGCCGGGCCCCGGGACACTGAGGAACTGGCTGCGCAACAGGGCGAGGTCCGGCAATTCGACAACCCCGTTGTCGTCGAAATCGGCATCCGGGTTCCACGCGGGCGATGCAGGTGTCGTAAGGAACACCGTGCGCATGACAGCAAGATCCTGGAGGTCAACCAGGCAGTTGCCCGACCCGTCGATGTCGGCATCGCAGGCATTGCCGATCCCATCAGTGTCGGTGTCGGCCTGGCTTGGGTTGGCCCTCTCCGGGCAGTTGTCTGCCCCATCCAGCACGCCGTCCGAATCGGTATCGCCGGGCGTTGGGCAATCAAACCCGGTGCTGCCCAGCAGATAGATGTCATCGATCGCCCACCACCAGTCAAACGGCCCGCCGACGTAACGAAACCTGAGTTCCAGGTCCGCGCCCGCCCACTGTGTAATGTCGATTACAACCGTGCCGCTCTCGTCAGCACCAGCATAGCCGGCAACATTAAGCCAGCCGCCCAGGGTGGCGGTGGAACGCACATCCACCGACGCCGATTCAATACCGCCCTGTGAATACCAGTTGAAATCATGAGTGAACTGCAGCACGACGCGCTGATAGCCGCTTGCATCGATGACCGGCGTCCGTAACTCTTCATCCATCAGGCCGTCGTGCAGGTCTGAATCGACGATCGCGAATGGCGGCACGAACGGTAAAGACCGGCTGCCGGGATTATCCACAGACCAGGTTTGCGCCGGCCCGGATCCCGTACCCTGGTCTACCACGCTCCAGTCAGCCGGGATGCCGCTGTCGAAATCCTCGAACAACAGGGTGTCGAAGTTTTCTGTGCCTACATTCACAGCGACCTGCAGTTCACCGGGAAACTGCCCCTGATCGCTCGCCAGCGGATTCATCTCGATCGAGATCAGATCACCACACTGTGCCGCGTTATCAATACTGAAATTTACCGTGGGGCCGTCGGCCGTGGCACCGGCCGCAACGTTGCCGAAGACGGCAGTATTAGTGGAAAGGGTTACAGGCGCTTCATTGTCGGCTGCCAGCTCGATAGTCCCCTGAGCATTGGTAATCGCACCACTGCAATTTGCATTCAGCAACCGCGGTATGAATGACCAGGTCTCGCCGGCTTCAGGTACACCGTTGCCGTTACCGATCGTCTCGGTCAGCGGACCGGGCGCCGCCGGCAGCAGCTCGTCCTGCTCACTGCACAGGTATGGCGCGAGCAGCGGCTGCAGGTCGGTCATCAACATGCCACGGTTACGTTGCTCGGGTACCGCGCAGCCGCCGCAATGATGCAGGCCGACCAGGCGGTCGTCGGATTCACGAAAAATGGGCGAGCCGGAACTGCCACTTTCGGTATCTAGTGTATTCCAGTAACGCAGCACGGTGCCGTCGACATCAGTATCACTACCGTGAGTGATCTCATGCGGGCGACCATCCGGATGCTGCACGATGTACAAGGCTTCACCGTCAACCAGCGGCGTTGTGTCGGGCTGGATATAGCCAAATTCGGCCGTTGGCTCACCGATAACCGAAGCCAGGCTGAAATCCAGCTCGCCGGGAACGGCATCACAATCCACCAGCGGCTGGGATACCAGCAGCTCGTCACAGCGGAAACTGACCCAATCCTGGGTCAGCGGGGACCCGTCATTACAGCCGGTCCGATAGTGGCGGAAGATAAACTCAGTATTGGTGCATTGCGCCTGACTGGTCAGGCAGTGGTTGTTGGTGAGTATGTGGTTGGCTGGCGAAATATTTGAGCCCGAGCAGTAAATCGCCGTCTCGACGTTACCACCCACACTCATGACACCGACCGATGCCTGCACGTTCGCCCACTTCTCCGCATCGCCCTGGTAGCAAATAACGTCCTCGAAATCCGGCGCCCCGCACAGGCTGCGAGTGGTGCCGCTGTCAGCGGCGCGCATTACAGGATTACCGGCGATTACTTTATCGACGCTAAACGGGTCCTGCTTGTAGGCGCCGCGAAAAACCAGCTCAAGCACAGCGCTGTCTCCCGGAACCGACAATGTCCAGAACGACCCGCGCTCTTTTGGCCCGCGACTGGTAAAGGACTCGATGACCCGGCCCTTGTGCGTGCGTAGCACGAGGCGGTCAGCCATTTTCAGATTGACGTTAACCAGGTGAATCTTGATGAAAGAAGCGCCCGGCAACAGCACGGTTTGCGACCAGACGCGATCTTCACCCTGGCGGCGGGATGTTTTGAGGTCCGGCTGAATCGAATAGGGCTGCGCCGTGCCGACCACCTGGCTGTTGCCGCCGGCCAGCTGCTTGCCGCCAGCGGCCAGCCCGGTGTTGACCACCAGCAGCGCAGCCAGCAGGGTCAGGACCCGCCCGTATTTCAAACTGTAAGAGATATGAGACATAAGCTTATGTCTTGTATGGTTTTTTATTATAGATGTAAGGCATCAGGATAGGCGGCTCCGCGACCGGGGTCAATCGCCCTGCGCCAAGCGCCTGATTCGACGCCGTTATTCAATTCAATTCGGCCGGGCTGTGTCTATACTACCGCCCTTTATTCAAGCGGACCGAAACCCCGATGAAGAATTCTCTCATATTGATGCTATGCGTCGCGCTGGCCGGGCCGGCAGCGGCCGCCAGCGACGACTGGGTAGAACGCAGCAACGCCAATGCAGAGCTGCTGCTCGATGTCCTGGCCAGCTTTGCCCCCGAAGGCGCCGCGGCGCTGGGGGTGGACGGGCTCGACGAGCAGATCAGCGACCTGCGACCCGGTCTCTACGAGCGCACCCGGAAAGCCAACGCGGAAGTCCGGCGTAAACTGGAAGAACGTCTGAAAAAAGAACAGGACCCGCTGGTACGGCAGGACCTGGAAATCCTCATCAAGGCCGTTGACGACAACCAGCGCACCACCCGGCTGCAGCACGAAAACCTGCTGCCCTACTACAACGTCACACAGAACATTTTCCAGGGCCTGCGCGCCCTGATTGATCCGCAGGTACCGGCCGAACGCTATCCCGCGGCTGTCGCGCGACTGCGCAAGTACGCCGGTCTCGAACGCGGCTATGAACCGGTTACCGAACTGGCCAAAGACCGCACCGCTGAGCGCTTTGATATCGACGGACTGGTCGGACCATTCCGCGGCGAGGTGGAACAGGATCTTGAGCGTGCTGAAACTTTTATCACCGGCATGCGTGAGCTGCTCGCCAACAGCGGCATTGATGGCTGGAAGAAACCGTATGCCAGGCTTGAAAGCCAGCTGAACAAATACAACAAATGGGTGCGAACCGAAATCCTGCCGCGTGCCCGCGAAGACTTCCGCCTGCCGCCGGCACTCTATGAAGACGCGCTACGCAACTGGGGCGTGTACGACTCGCCACAGGACCTGATTCGCGCCGCAACACAGGGCTACATGGATATCCGCAACGAGATGGAGGCGCTGGCGCCTATCGTGGCCGAGAAAAAAGACTTCGAGCACAGCGACTACCGCGACGTAATCCGGCGACTCAAGCAGGAGCGCATTCCGGGCAACGAGTTGCTCGAGTTTTACTATGCCAGACTGCAGGATATCGAAGACTTTATCCGCGCCAATGACCTGATAACGTTGCCACAGCGCGATGCCGGCATACGCATTGCTTCGGCCGCCGAGACTGCAGCACAGCCATCGGCGCATCTTGATATCCCGCGTCTGATCGGCAACACCGGCGAGTATCCCGAGTTTGTATTGCCGCAGCTGCAGAAGGATGACGACGGTAACTGGATTGGCAGTGACGACAATTTCGCCGCTGGCACATGGACGCTTACCGCACACGAGGCACGCCCCGGCCACGAACTTCAGTTTTCAGCCATGATTGAAAACGGAGTTTCCATCGCGCGCGCCCTGTTTGCCTTCAATAGTGCCAACGTTGAGGGTTGGGCGCTGTATGCCGAAGCGATTGCCAAGCCCTACATGCCGGTCGAGGGTCAGCTGATCTCGCTGCAGTATCGACTGGCACGTGCGGCACGGATGTTTCTGGATCCGATGCTGAATCTTGGCCTGATATCACCGCAGGAAGCAAAACGGCTGTTGCTGGAAGACGTGGTGCTGGGTGAAAGCTGGGCGCAAAATGAAATAGAGCGCTACACCTACAGGATACCCGGCCAGGCAACCGCTTATTATTATGGCTATATGAACATGCAGTCGCTGCGCACCCGCACCGAGCTGGCTCTGCGCGACAAGTTCAGTGCCCGGGCGTTTCACGATTTCGTGCTGGCGCAAGGGCTGCTGCCGCCGGATCTGCTCGAGAAAGCAGTGATGGAAACGTTTGTTCCGCAGCAGCAGGAGCTGGCAGCGTCCCTGCGCTGACGGGCTTGCCTGTACCAAACACGACAAAATCAACAGGACGCAACAATGACGGACAAGAAGACATACCCGGTAGACACAGCATTTGCCGCTGCAGCGCATATTGATGCCGAGCGCTACGAAACCATGTATCGCCAGTCGGTGGACGATCCGGAAGAATTCTGGGCAGAACACGGCAAACGCATTGACTGGATAAAGCCATACAACAAAATCAGATCCGTCTCGTACGACCCGGCGAACGTGTCGATAAAGTGGTACTACGACGGCACCCTGAATGCCTGCGTCAACTGCGTTGACCGCCACCTGGAAAAACGGGGTGACCAGCCCGCCATTATCTGGGAGGGCGACGACCCGGCAGATGACGAGACAATCACCTATCGGCAGCTGCACGAAAAAGTATGCCGATTGGCAAACGCCATGAAAGATCTCGGTATCGGCAAAGGCGACAACGTAACGATCTATATGCCGATGATTCCCGAAGCCGCTGTCGCGATGCTGGCCTGTGCCCGTATCGGTGCGCCCCACTCCGTCGTGTTTGGCGGTTTTTCGCCTGACGCTCTCGCCGGGCGCATCGAAGACTGTGATTCGAAACTGGTGATTACTGCTGATGAAGGAATTCGCGGCGGCAAGAAGATCCCGCTGAAGAAAAACGTCGACCAGGCATTGGCCAACCCTGCGGTAACCACAGTGCAAAACGCCCTCGTCGTACGTCGAACGGGCGCTGACATCCACTGGGAGAGTGGCCGTGACGTCTGGTACCACGATGCTGTGGAATCGGCGGCGGCAGATTGCCCGGCCGAAGAGATGGGCGCGGAGGATCCGCTGTTCATCCTCTATACGTCAGGTTCGACCGGCAAGCCGAAGGGCGTCCTGCATACCACCGGTGGCTACATGGTGTATGCATCCATGACACACGAGTATGTATTTGACTACCAGGACGGCGACGTCTACTGGTGTACCGCCGACGTAGGCTGGGTCACCGGGCACAGCTATATCGTTTACGGTCCGCTGGCGAATGGTGCAATCACGCTGATGTTCGAGGGCGTGCCGAATTACCCTGATGCCTCGCGCTTCGGCCAGGTAGTGGACAAGCACAATGTAAAGCAGCTCTACACGGCGCCTACCGCGATTCGCGCCCTGATGCAGCTCGGTGAAGGCGTCATGGGCAACACCCGTCGCGACAGCCTCAAACTGCTTGGCAGCGTTGGCGAACCGATCAACCCCGAGGCGTGGGAGTGGTACTACCGCGTTATCGGTAACAGCAAGTGTCCGATTGTCGACACCTGGTGGCAGACCGAAACCGGCGGGATACTTATTACACCGCTGCCCGGCGCCATGCCGCTGAAGCCAGGCTCCGCTTCGAAACCGTTTTTCGGCATAAAGCCGGCCATCGTTGACGCAAAAGGCAACGAGCTGGAGGGTGCCGCCGAGGGCGTCCTGGCAATCACGGACAGCTGGCCAGGCCAGATGCGCACACTTTACGGCGATCACGAACGCTTCGTTGCAACCTATTTCAGTGACCTGCCGGGCAAGTATTTTGCCGGTGACGGCGCCAGCCGTGATGAAGACGGCTACTACTGGATTACCGGCCGGGTGGATGACGTGCTGAATGTCTCGGGACATCGCATGGGTACGGCCGAGCTGGAATCGGCACTCGTGGCGCACCCGGTCGTGGCAGAGGCTGCTGTGGTTGGATTTCCACACAAGATCAAAGGCCAGGGTATCTATGCCTACGTCACCGTGCAGCAAGGGGTTACCAGCAACGACGAGCTGGCCAATGAGCTGCGTCAGTGGGTACGCAAGGAAATCGGCCCGATCGCCAAGCCGGATGTGATCCAGTTTGCTCCGGGTCTGCCAAAGACACGCTCCGGAAAAATTATGCGGCGCATCCTGCGCAAGATCGCGGAGAACGACTATGGCGAGCTGGGTGACACTTCGACACTGGCTGATCCTTCAGTGGTCGAGGATCTCATCGCCAATCGCGTTTCCTGAACGACGAATCACCCTGGCAATGACGGCAGTGCTGTGGTCGTCCTGCACCGGGCCGGCCCCGTCCTGTGACGGCCTCGACCTGTTTGGCCAGGTTGGCTGCTACGCCGATCTTGCCGTTTCGCGTCATGATGTCGAAGCCTGTTCCGGCGCTGTCCACGACGGCGTGCGTAACCAGTGTTATGCGGTTGCCGCCGGGCGTCTCGACCAGCTCGATGCGTGTGATCGCATCGAACCACTCAGCCCGGAGCATATCGAGCTGCGCGATGTCTGTATCAGCGATATCGCGCTGCTCAGGAGAAATGCTGCGCTGTGCGGGCGACTGGACACGCGGACACTGCAGGACACCTGCTTGTTCAGGATTTATCAGATAACCGGCGAGACAGCGCTATGTGCTGACATTGCCGACAATGGGCTGCGCAACCTCTGTGACGATACACAAGTCATCATTAAGTAGTTTCGACTGAGTCGCCAGGCCGCCGGGCGGCGAATACACACCCGGTTTTTTTCCCAACGCGTGCGTGCCACAATCTGCCGATGCCTCGCGTACTGTGTGTTACTGATTTCAGCGACCGGGCCGAGGCCGCCTGCCTCGCCGGCCTGCCCGGTCAGGGCTTCGAAATCTCCGTTATGTGCCCGCGTCAGGCACCGTCCTGGCAGACCTTTGCCGCAGCCGGCCTGCATACGATTGACCTGCGTATAAAAGGCAATATCGATCGCCACGCCATCCAGGCAATACGCGAAGAACTGCAGCGTGTTAATTACGACATCGTCCACACGTTCAACAACCGTGCCATTACCAACGCATTGCTGGCCACTCGTAACATTGACATACGCATCGTTGCGTATCGGGGCATCGTGGGGAATGTCAGTTTTCTCGACCCCATGTCGTGGCTGCGTTACCTGCATCCGCGGGTTGACCGGATCGTGTGCGTTGCCAATGCAGTGCGCGACTATTTCCTGGACATGGGCTTACCCGGCCTGCGCGTAGACCGGCAAAAACCGGTGACAATATACAAGGGCCACGACCTGGACTGGTACCGGGATGAGCCCGCTGACCTCGCCCTCCTCGGCATTCCCGCCAGCGCTTTCGTCATTTGCTGCGTGGCAAATGACCGACCGCGCAAGGGGCTGCCGGTACTGATTGATGCGTTGGACCAGCTGCCGGCTGCAGTTGACACCTGGTTGCTGCTGGTCGGGAAAATGGACAGCCCTCGCCTGCAGAAAAAAATTGCCGCCAGCCCGCGGCGTAACCGCATTGTCATGGCCGGCTATCGCGAAGATGCACCAACGCTGGCGGCTGCCAGCGACTGCCTGGTTTTGCCGGCGCTGCGTCGTGAGGGTCTACCAAAGGTAGTTATCGAAGCCATGGCCTACGCCACCGTTCCAATCGTTACTGATTCCGGCGGCAGCCCCGAGCTGGTGGTTGATGGCGAAAGCGGCCTTGTCGTGCCACCCGGGGAAGCGGCCGCTATTGCTGCAGCGATAGAAAAGCTGCACGACGATACTGATCTTTGCCGCACTATGGGCAAGGCGGCACAGGCACGCATCCGCAAAAGCTTTCGCGTCGAAGACACCATTATGCAAACAGCTGCGCTGTACCGCGAACTGCTTGCCTGACGCAGCTCCGTATCCGGTAAGTCCATGCGTGCCGACATGACGCTTTTCATAATGGTTCATATGCGCAAATCGTGATGCAATTAACTGCAATACATCGCGCATTCGTGTTGAATACGCATCAAGGTGTTCCCGTCCAACAGCGGACTCCTTAATCTCGGTACCTGAAACAGGGCAAACTCATCGCAAGGTGAGGACGCAAAGCCACCGGTCCGTAACAACGGACAGCGGAGCTGCCAGGTTACAGTGTCGAAGACCTCATTCCGGTCGACGGCCGACTCCGGTGCAGAGATTGACCTGGATCAGCGCTTGTTTGCGCTGACCCACAGGTTGCCCTGCGCCGGACGGAAGCGTCGAAACATGCTCGCGAGAGCACGATATGGAAGTCAAGACAGGAATTCGACATGTACAAAGGAACTATTTCAGCGCTCGTTCTGGGCGCTCTACTTGGCCTGAGCGGCTGCGGCAGCTCAGGTTCCGGAGACGCAACGCAGCAGCAGGTCTCGCAGGATCCGCTGCCGCCACAGAGCAGCGGTGAATCGCTGGTTTTGT from Gammaproteobacteria bacterium includes:
- a CDS encoding glycosyltransferase family 4 protein, with protein sequence MPRVLCVTDFSDRAEAACLAGLPGQGFEISVMCPRQAPSWQTFAAAGLHTIDLRIKGNIDRHAIQAIREELQRVNYDIVHTFNNRAITNALLATRNIDIRIVAYRGIVGNVSFLDPMSWLRYLHPRVDRIVCVANAVRDYFLDMGLPGLRVDRQKPVTIYKGHDLDWYRDEPADLALLGIPASAFVICCVANDRPRKGLPVLIDALDQLPAAVDTWLLLVGKMDSPRLQKKIAASPRRNRIVMAGYREDAPTLAAASDCLVLPALRREGLPKVVIEAMAYATVPIVTDSGGSPELVVDGESGLVVPPGEAAAIAAAIEKLHDDTDLCRTMGKAAQARIRKSFRVEDTIMQTAALYRELLA
- the acs gene encoding acetate--CoA ligase, translating into MTDKKTYPVDTAFAAAAHIDAERYETMYRQSVDDPEEFWAEHGKRIDWIKPYNKIRSVSYDPANVSIKWYYDGTLNACVNCVDRHLEKRGDQPAIIWEGDDPADDETITYRQLHEKVCRLANAMKDLGIGKGDNVTIYMPMIPEAAVAMLACARIGAPHSVVFGGFSPDALAGRIEDCDSKLVITADEGIRGGKKIPLKKNVDQALANPAVTTVQNALVVRRTGADIHWESGRDVWYHDAVESAAADCPAEEMGAEDPLFILYTSGSTGKPKGVLHTTGGYMVYASMTHEYVFDYQDGDVYWCTADVGWVTGHSYIVYGPLANGAITLMFEGVPNYPDASRFGQVVDKHNVKQLYTAPTAIRALMQLGEGVMGNTRRDSLKLLGSVGEPINPEAWEWYYRVIGNSKCPIVDTWWQTETGGILITPLPGAMPLKPGSASKPFFGIKPAIVDAKGNELEGAAEGVLAITDSWPGQMRTLYGDHERFVATYFSDLPGKYFAGDGASRDEDGYYWITGRVDDVLNVSGHRMGTAELESALVAHPVVAEAAVVGFPHKIKGQGIYAYVTVQQGVTSNDELANELRQWVRKEIGPIAKPDVIQFAPGLPKTRSGKIMRRILRKIAENDYGELGDTSTLADPSVVEDLIANRVS